The Nitrospirota bacterium nucleotide sequence GGAAAGATTGCCCTTGTTAAATCCGACTTTAATGTACCTCTTATCAGTGATGGGGGCGGTAATCAGCGGGTTGCTGATGCATTCAGGATACTTCAGGCCGCGCCGTTTATAAAAGAATTGATAAATGCAGGCGTTATACCACTTTTAGTAACGCACCTTGGGAGACCAAAAGGCTATGACCCTGCGATAACCCTTGATCCGATTTCACCCGCCCTTGCAGACGCCCTTCAGAGAGATGTAGAGATTATAAGGTTTGCACCTGACAAAGGTACATTCTCTCCGGAACAGTTCAATCCTGATTATCTGAAAGGCCTTTTTAAATCAGGGATTATACCACTCCTTGATAATATCAGGTTTCATACTGATGAAACTAAAAATAGAGAATCGCTGGCAAAGGCACTTACCTTAGTTGCAGATGTAAGTATTCAGAACTCATTTGGAACTGCCCATAGAAAAGAGGCAACATCAAACAGGATACATGAATTTATACCGGGCTTTGCCGGAAGCCTGCTTGTAGATGAGATTGAGGCGCATGTTAAGATAAAGAAACCCGGTTCGCCCTACATTGTGATTGTTGGAGGCGACAAGGTCGAGGACAGCCTACAGCTTATGAGGGCAATATTCAGGGCAGAAAAGACAACACACTGGAGCAATATGTTCAACCCTGAACTTAACCTGCATATCGGTGAGAGGCTTGTTGATTATGTGCTTGTAGGCGGTCACCTGATGTATGCATTTGTATATGCACAATTAACCATGTTAAAAGAAGAAGACCTGCGGGGACTGCCCGGAGAGGTTAAAAAAGACCTGCGGGGACTTCGTGAGGTTAGACTTAAGGGGTTTGAATCAGAAAAGGAAGGCGGCTATGAATATAATGCAGAAGAGATAAACCTTGCACAGGGATTATTGAGACTTTATAACCAATTCCAGTTTAAAGACCCAAACCCGCTTCAGGGGAGGAGATTAATCCTGCCTGTTGATTATGCGATTAAACGGGAGGGGACAATCTTAAAGTCTGTACTTTTACATGAACTGAATGATGATGATGAAATAGTTGATATTGGTGAC carries:
- a CDS encoding phosphoglycerate kinase, with product MESTLGYLKASDYLRELEGKIALVKSDFNVPLISDGGGNQRVADAFRILQAAPFIKELINAGVIPLLVTHLGRPKGYDPAITLDPISPALADALQRDVEIIRFAPDKGTFSPEQFNPDYLKGLFKSGIIPLLDNIRFHTDETKNRESLAKALTLVADVSIQNSFGTAHRKEATSNRIHEFIPGFAGSLLVDEIEAHVKIKKPGSPYIVIVGGDKVEDSLQLMRAIFRAEKTTHWSNMFNPELNLHIGERLVDYVLVGGHLMYAFVYAQLTMLKEEDLRGLPGEVKKDLRGLREVRLKGFESEKEGGYEYNAEEINLAQGLLRLYNQFQFKDPNPLQGRRLILPVDYAIKREGTILKSVLLHELNDDDEIVDIGDKTKELYTGIVDKAGTIVWNGPLGVDDEKYVDGTRRVIDAIDKNKDAVKEIGGGSTNFMTSSYEEGSGRKLNMGFRSTGGGSTLLETAYDSPVTISLIMSSRKLLEGGYGLKYEDLRKSVIKKQWGRREYP